A window of the Gemmatimonadota bacterium genome harbors these coding sequences:
- a CDS encoding DUF4287 domain-containing protein, producing MTFQAYLDAVRAKTGMTPEQLKTAATKAGVYSPGMTATTLLDWLAKEFALGRGHGMSVWAVWKSKGWVAAPAAKKKGATREGGRVRSPAPPPR from the coding sequence CGTGCCAAGACCGGCATGACCCCGGAGCAGCTCAAGACCGCTGCGACGAAGGCGGGTGTGTACTCGCCCGGGATGACCGCGACGACGCTCCTCGACTGGCTGGCGAAGGAGTTCGCGCTCGGACGCGGGCACGGGATGTCGGTGTGGGCGGTGTGGAAGAGCAAGGGATGGGTCGCCGCGCCGGCCGCCAAGAAGAAGGGCGCGACCAGAGAGGGGGGGCGGGTGAGATCGCCGGCACCGCCGCCGCGATGA
- a CDS encoding DUF2200 domain-containing protein codes for MTRSARERGGGGAGARIPAPRSVASVYPHYVTKVEKKGRTKAELHEVIRWLTGFDDTALQRLIDEKVTFAQFFARATLHPNAHLITGVICGYRVEEIAEPLTQQVRYLDKLVDELAKGRKMEKILRTQP; via the coding sequence ATGACGCGAAGTGCTCGCGAGCGGGGGGGGGGCGGGGCGGGCGCCCGCATCCCGGCGCCCCGATCCGTCGCCTCCGTGTACCCGCACTACGTCACGAAGGTCGAGAAGAAGGGCCGGACCAAGGCGGAGCTCCACGAGGTCATCCGCTGGCTCACCGGCTTCGACGACACCGCACTGCAGCGCCTCATCGACGAGAAGGTGACCTTCGCGCAGTTCTTCGCGCGGGCCACGCTCCATCCCAATGCGCACCTCATCACTGGCGTCATCTGCGGATACCGGGTGGAGGAGATCGCGGAGCCGTTGACGCAGCAGGTCCGCTATCTCGACAAGCTCGTCGATGAACTCGCCAAGGGGCGGAAGATGGAGAAGATCCTGCGCACGCAGCCGTAG
- a CDS encoding dihydrofolate reductase family protein → MGLLTFGLNVTLDGCVDHREGIADDETHAFFTALMEQGGAMLWGRVTYEMMESYWPGVARGEVAAPPALRTWAEQLEAKPKYVVSSTRTDFPWTNSHHLAGDLAASVQALKDATPAGVLLGSGQLATALDRLGLIDEYRFLVQPRIAGHGPTLHQGGLPSTRKLDLVSATPLRCGAVAMHYRRTP, encoded by the coding sequence ATGGGACTCCTGACCTTCGGCCTCAACGTGACCCTCGATGGATGCGTCGATCATCGCGAGGGGATCGCGGACGACGAGACCCACGCGTTCTTCACCGCGCTCATGGAGCAGGGCGGGGCGATGCTGTGGGGGCGCGTCACGTACGAGATGATGGAGAGCTACTGGCCGGGGGTCGCGCGCGGCGAGGTGGCGGCACCGCCGGCGCTCCGCACGTGGGCGGAGCAACTGGAGGCGAAGCCCAAGTACGTCGTGTCGTCCACGCGCACCGACTTCCCCTGGACCAACAGCCATCACCTCGCGGGCGACCTCGCCGCGAGCGTGCAGGCCCTCAAGGACGCGACGCCCGCGGGCGTGCTCCTCGGGAGCGGCCAGCTCGCGACCGCGCTCGACCGGCTCGGGCTGATCGACGAGTACCGGTTCCTCGTGCAGCCGCGGATCGCGGGGCATGGGCCGACGCTCCACCAGGGCGGGTTGCCGAGCACGCGCAAGCTGGACCTCGTCTCGGCGACGCCGCTGCGATGCGGCGCGGTCGCGATGCACTATCGTCGAACGCCCTGA
- a CDS encoding DUF1801 domain-containing protein, producing MAEAKTRPTKASVAKHIAAQSTPERRADCATIVRLLEAATKAKPVMWGDAIIGFGSAPVVYANGSTMDWPLMAFASRAQDIVLYNLRGADGFKELLAACAPAKLKGSCVHVKRLADVDPKALKALIVAAVKARKR from the coding sequence ATGGCCGAAGCCAAGACCCGCCCCACGAAAGCGTCCGTGGCCAAGCACATCGCCGCGCAGTCGACGCCCGAGCGCCGCGCCGACTGCGCGACCATCGTGCGCCTGCTCGAAGCGGCCACCAAGGCCAAGCCGGTGATGTGGGGCGACGCGATCATCGGGTTCGGCAGCGCGCCGGTGGTGTACGCCAACGGCTCCACGATGGACTGGCCGCTCATGGCGTTCGCGTCGCGCGCGCAGGACATCGTGCTCTACAACCTGCGAGGCGCGGACGGGTTCAAGGAGCTGCTCGCGGCGTGCGCGCCGGCGAAGCTCAAGGGCAGTTGCGTGCACGTCAAACGGCTGGCCGATGTGGACCCAAAGGCGCTCAAGGCGCTGATCGTGGCCGCGGTGAAGGCGCGGAAGCGGTGA